GGGAGAGGTGTGGGGTACAAAACTTtgatggtaaaaaaataaattaaaaaatctgttATGGTGGCTGTGGAGTGAAATGGTACAACTACTGTCTTATATACTTGAAAATATTATTTAACCGCTAATgaaatcttattaaaataaataaatttccctgTACATAGTTGAGGGGAGTAGACAGAGTGCCAAATGATggtaatagaaatatttaaatgtCTGTGTACTGATACAgttaaagttctttttaaaaagtatatgtcATATGTTTTGAAGGTAGATAGAAACCAAGTACTATTATCAGTATCTATTATTTACTATACtattaaagaatttttaataGCGGGAAAGAGAGGAATGACACATGTGGCATTGGAAGTTTGAACTCGGGACTCCATGCATTTAAATTcaatatgaaagaaagagagggagagagagagagaaacacagccaaGAGATGAAGCATGGCATAGCACAAGCATTATACAACAAAGTACCCAGCTTGGATCCCTGccaccaccagtagccagagctgagcagtcatcatcatcatcattatcatcatcatcatcatcatcatcatcatcactctctctttccatttttttctcattcactCCCTTAAGTACAAGTTGGAGGAGAGCATCCAATGAAATAAGGTGCTGCCTCTTTCCTTCAGATGAAGGCAAGAAGGCAGCCCTCTGGGAGGGAGGCAATGGACACTGCTTAGCTACCAAGGAAGCTAACATCTTGATAGAGGTCTCCCATGCTCCAGAGCACTGAGAAATGCTAGTTGATGACTGAAGGCCAAAAGAAGCAGCAGGCAGGGCAAGGAAGGAGCACCGTGGTTATGCACAGTGACTTTCGTGtgtgaggcttcaaagtcctgggTTCCATTTCCTGCACCtccagagccagagctgagcagtgatctggtaaaaagaaaTCAACAAACCAACAACCTAAAACAAAATCAGGGTATTTCAAAAGACTTCCAACTGCTGATTCTCATTCCACTGTGATCACAGAGTTTTCTAAGATTGTTGAGGTTTCAGGTGTGGTCTCTCTGCAGTCAAGCGGAAGGTCACCTTGAGAGAAGTGAGGTTGTCTGAGGGGGGAGCCCCTCTGCTTGCTCTCTGTACGTTGTCCAGGATGCCTGGAATTCTGACTCCAGAGTCCATGGTGGGGTGTGCAgggtctccctcctttctctgtttctggggattctccatttttctttctttcttttattatttatttatttatttccttttgttgcccttgtagttttattgttgtagttatgattgttgttgttatttatgtcattgctggataggacagagagaaatggaggaggggaagagagggggagagaaagatagacacctacagccctgcttcactgcttgtgaagcgactcccctgcaggtgaggagccaggggctagaaccgggatccttacgctggtccttgcgcttcacaccacgtgtgtgcgcttaacccactgcgctaccacccgactccagatTCTCCATTTTTCACACAGGGCATATGTACATCCTGTCAACTAAGTCTTCCCGATGTTATAAAAGGACAGATGGCTTAGCCAACTCTGACCTAGGAGTGGCAGGAATGGATCCTGGCATCTCTTCCATGCAAGTCTTGCTCTGCTCCATGGACCCGCCATCTCTCCTGGTAGGAGCCTGGATTCTGAAGCACAGACATGCCTGTGGTCAATGCATACATCACCTATGGCTCCTTCAAATTAATCACTTTCTGATCAGGTCGTGAAAAATGACTACAATTTACTGAGGAGATAATTGTTCAGTGTAGAGAATCAAGGGTCTGATTTAGGATTATCTCTTTTAGTTTTCAATCATCTTCACCTGCAAAAGGTGCTTTTGGAAAATAATAGCTTTGTGATCCTACTGAGGTTTGATAATCACACTCTCTCATGCTTGGGGTGAGATCTCACACTGGCATCCGAACACACCCCTTAGTGCTATACTGCTCGTTCTATTTTCATTCCCTATTCAGAGTGCTGCACAGGTCAGGATTATGGTGATGACAGTgagtgaacttgggatctcagagtgGTGGGCAGCAAAATCGTTTGCATAAGTAGCATGTTATCTCTCAGGCCCCTATTGCCCATTCTAGAAATGTTGCCAGTattaggaatagcaaagaagatcacctgagaatgcagtAAGACAAGACCAGGATTGCTTTGGTAGCCCACCAAGTCACAAGTGAGTGCTAACACGGTtgactcgtggacagagaggtgcCTAAGGAGAGATACGGCTAAAAGTCCGTATCTACTCGGGAGTGACTGGCAACAGACTGGTGGTCTgcaagtggggctgtatagtggcagccttcccacattgttctcctgatgaatggGGAGATGTGTTGAATAATTTCCTCAGAACTCACAATGTACAAACAGCTTTTTTTAAGAGACTCACAGGGCAAAGGAGTGTTGCCTGGATTGGCTTTGGCTGCTGTCTGAGCAGTTCAATTGGGCCgggggctttggatccttggggcttgggagtctctttgtataaccactgtgctatctctcccccaccctgttttatctcttggtcaggagtggatgattaaactaaaaaaaagtctACATATGGAGGGCCCCCCAGGTTCCAGGCAGAACCTTCCATTCCAGGACCATCTGTTCCCTCTCCTCTGTGTGGACATTGCCTGCTTTTACTTCTAACTCATGTTTACCCTTCTGTGTTTATAAACAAACTGCATTGAAACATTTGGGGGTTCTTTGCatctatatttattatatttttatttttatatttatatttttacttctaGGTAGGGATTGGGTGGCGGTAAACCTGTATTAGGACCCACATTGCAGTCTTACGGACatgggttcaaggcctcagtcctgcaggggtgggaagcttcatcagcATGAAGCATTCCTGCATGTGTATCTCACttctttgttctctctccctccttccctcacatCTGTTTTAACCTTTATTTCTTGTGCCCTCTGTATTTGGCTCTGTCCCCATACAAATACatactatttttaaagttttttttttatttttagaaaaacagGCTAAAAACAATCTATGGGAGACCAAGTCGGGACACAAAGAGCACCTGTGCAGGTCTGGGAGGGCCCACATTTCAGGCTCCCCCCAAATCAACTGTCCCCATCTTCTGAGGCCACGTCAGAGATCCAGAAATTTCAGTGAAGAATAGAACGGGGAAGTACAAAGTAGAATTTACACTGcgtttggtatattgtaccaaagtaaagggtttgggcaggggtgggtggagcTCAGGTCATGGTgtaatgatggtggaggaagacctaggctggggttgagagtgttttttagaaaacagaaattttacacatttataaagaaatgtatttactataaaccactaatctacatgaattaaaaaaaactcctATCAAGAACATTGGTAGGTTTCCCTGAGTTATggttcacataaaaataaataaatacaatggtaTCAGATGACATGAGAGATTTCCTTTTAGATGCTTTATTCAATCATTCACTGCATTCCATACAAAGATAAAGGGAACAATGTAGTCAGTACATTATACAGAGGGGGAGAACCCACACCAGGAGTCCCAAGGTGCCTCTGGTGCCCAGTCTCTGTCACTGCTGGAAAGACACCATCCAAATGGCTTTTATCTGTCTGCCTTAGCAAGACAAGTTTGTCCATCCAGAATTCCTGGGTCAAGGCCGTGCTTCAGAATCGCAGGTGAGCTTTGTGCTTCAGCATGTAGCTGTCCAGTGTTTCCCAGAAGCGCAGGAAAACGGGTCTGTCGGAATGGCGCTGGTGAGTGCTGACCTCCAAGACTGTGACGTCCCACTTGTGCACATTGGGCTCGAGAGGAAGATGGTCATACTTGAGGTGGAAGGCCTTCATGTGAGCAAAGATGTGGTCTGGAGAGCCATCAGGCAGGCGCCAGGGCCAGCCCTTGAACTGCCAGGTGGGGCCTTGCACAAACACGGCTACAACTCGATCCCAGTCTCCAGGGCTGAGTCTCAGGGGCTGGTCCATGACTCGGTAGTGAACCCTGACAGTGCTGGCAGAGTCCCacgctggcctcgggctcttgcttCTCTGGATGAGAGTTTCCTTGGCGGGCCGGCAGCCTTGTCTCTTCTTGGCCTCGGAAGGCACGAAGCTCAGGTCCTGGAGAAGGTCTGTGGCATTCAGCATGGTGATTAAAGAGGTGGGTGCCGCCGGAATAAGGATGATGGGTGTGCCAGAGCCTCTGTTGCTCTGCTGCAGGGGCGGCCTGGTTTGGACAAGGGGTCTTGGCACAGCCTGGCCTCCTGGAGTCTGAGACGGAGGCTGAGCCTGAGgctgaggaaggaagacagaggctgTTATGGAAGGGAGGCTCAGGCCATGGTAGGTACCTTTGGTGTCTATGTGGAAGTCTCCGGTGTCCTTTTTGTGTCTGAATCTTTCCTGGTCGTATCTGTCATAGGCAGATGGAGGCTGCGGCTGGGTGCACCCTGTGGGAGGCCCGGCTGCTGCTGCCTTTGGAGCTGCTGGCTGTTCAGGGGCCTGGCCTGCTTCTCTGGCTTTGACAGAGTCCAGGATGGCAAAGATGCTGTCTCTGAAAGTCTTGCCTGTGCTCTGTAGAATGGTGGTGCGTGtccttcccagcctctctctgctGACAATCTCTCGGGTGGCTTCCACGTCAGCATCCACGAATCTCCTGGCTGTCGGGGCAGCTCCAGGACCCTCAATATCCACCTTGATGGTAGTCTTCTTCTTAGCCATCCTCTTGGCCTTAATCTCAGCAATCTTGTCCACGGACATGGCTTCAGACAGTGGCTTGAGGCGTTCAGTGCAGACACTGGCTTCCTTAGGAGCCTGCAGAAGAGCAGCCAGTCTCTCCTGGTCCTGCCTCACAGCCTCTTCATCCTCCACTCGTGCCCTCTTGGCTTCTGGGAGGACTACCTCTGCAGCTCGCTTGACTGGAACCACCTGCCCAAGACGCATTTGCACAGGGCCAGTGCGCTCTAGGCCCATGCATGTGGATACTTCCCCATTCAGGTAGCTCAGCAGATCCTTTCTGTCAGGTCTTCTCACCACAGGAATGTGTTCACTGGCTGCCTTTCTCACATACACAACATGAGGCAGTTGGGCATGCATCAGAAAGAATAGCAGGCACTCCAGCGTGTAGTACTCTCTGGCTTCTCCATCCTTGCCACTTCCGCAGGCCACATAGTTGGTCTGCATGCTCTTGGGCCATGAGAATTCTCCAAAAGTCACATAATCTCCTCTTACCACAATCTCCTTCTGCTCCATGTGGAATTGCCGCAGGATGCCCAGCACGTCTGCCATCTTCAACTCCGGTCCTCTGCAACTCCAATGCATCCCCACACTGCTTCTGCTGCTTTTTATACCCTTCACTCCTACTACTTCCCACCCTGAGCTCTGGCTTCAGCCAATCAGAAGAGGTGTCTGCAAATCCTATCAGGCACCAGGAGTCCTATGGAAGATTAATCCTCACCTGGTTCTTACTGAAGACAACTCTGCCCCACCCTAAAGTGGTCCTTGTCCTGagggttcactttctttttttgaacattttttccttcattgggggaattaatgttttacttttgacagtgaatataatagtttgtacatgcataacatttctcagttttccacataacaatacaacccccttttattattatttattatttatggttgtttattattattttttaattaaaaaaatatttttaatttatttatgagaaagataggaggagagagaaagaaccagctatcactgtggcacatgtgctgctgtggattgaactcaggacctcatgcttgacagtccaaggctttatcactgtgccacctcccggaccactattatcattatttttaaccagagcactgatcagctcaggcttatggtggtgtagaggattgaatctaggactttggagcctcaggcatgagagtgtgtttgcataagcATCATGTTATCCACCCCACCCTGAATTAAACTTTGAAAGTTTGCCACAATTACCCCCTTTCTGTGCTTAGTACTGCATCCTTATTAACTCTACATAGTTTCATTGGAGCTCAGCTGAGAGTTTTTATAAATTCCATCAAACCCAATAAATATATACTGATCCTTTGTTTATTGAGGTCTGTCAAttgcccccattttatttttgtcagtagCCTTTTATACCTGTGCATATTTTTGTTGTAATTAGGATTATCGATGGGTCAGATTCTGTATACAAATCCACTGTACCCATgtactcttatttaaaaaaatattttatttattttaaggagagagaaatagaatgatggagagaccagagcactgctcagctcttgtttatggtggtgcagggattgaacctgagatctcagtgcCTCCAgcctgagtcttttgcataatcattatgctgtctcccatgcCCCAAAGTCTAATTTTGTATAATTGGAGATGTATtattgaaaagagaaagagagtggccGAAATTAGAGGCATCTGCATCActgttcatcacttgtgaatatTTCACCTGCTCTGGTATTTGGGAATCGAACACTACCTGGTTCTTGAATGTTCTGCAAATATTTCAAATGgccctttgtgagaactatggatgTTATCTTGGGGGTTGGGTGTGGAGTAGAACTTTAATCTGTCACTTTATAGCAGTTTAAGTTACTACTAATAAAATATACATGataccaaagtaaataaatacattcccatcagcatagGAGTTGGCTCCCACTCATGCCTACTGTGAGGATCTGAGATGGATTCTATGGTAATTGTaccaaaataacaacaaaaattgtACTGAGTCAAAATCCTAGTTGAGATTGTGAGAGTGCTGGAGATTATCATTAGGGAAAAGTGTAGGTAGGGCACTGAATTTAGGTGTATTAAATATTAATACAAATAAATGTCTTCAGCACAAGAGAGGAAACAATATTCAGGAGATGGTAATGGAATCATGCCCCTGGGCACCCCTCCCTCAGGCACAGCTCACAACAGGCATTGTAAACTCGGGAATCTGAACAAAAGTCATGACACCCTGGAGTTACTGGAAaacagagttgttttttttttggcttgc
The DNA window shown above is from Erinaceus europaeus chromosome 2, mEriEur2.1, whole genome shotgun sequence and carries:
- the LOC103127327 gene encoding parafibromin-like, which gives rise to MADVLGILRQFHMEQKEIVVRGDYVTFGEFSWPKSMQTNYVACGSGKDGEAREYYTLECLLFFLMHAQLPHVVYVRKAASEHIPVVRRPDRKDLLSYLNGEVSTCMGLERTGPVQMRLGQVVPVKRAAEVVLPEAKRARVEDEEAVRQDQERLAALLQAPKEASVCTERLKPLSEAMSVDKIAEIKAKRMAKKKTTIKVDIEGPGAAPTARRFVDADVEATREIVSRERLGRTRTTILQSTGKTFRDSIFAILDSVKAREAGQAPEQPAAPKAAAAGPPTGCTQPQPPSAYDRYDQERFRHKKDTGDFHIDTKGTYHGLSLPSITASVFLPQPQAQPPSQTPGGQAVPRPLVQTRPPLQQSNRGSGTPIILIPAAPTSLITMLNATDLLQDLSFVPSEAKKRQGCRPAKETLIQRSKSPRPAWDSASTVRVHYRVMDQPLRLSPGDWDRVVAVFVQGPTWQFKGWPWRLPDGSPDHIFAHMKAFHLKYDHLPLEPNVHKWDVTVLEVSTHQRHSDRPVFLRFWETLDSYMLKHKAHLRF